From a single Serratia surfactantfaciens genomic region:
- a CDS encoding phosphate/phosphite/phosphonate ABC transporter substrate-binding protein, whose amino-acid sequence MYGVGREQAESFWQVLRDKLLRLGLPAAPEQLSWPDDLAQHWRREDLLLSQTCGYPLVSSLPQVQLIGTYHYRVEGCDGPNYRSWLVVRADDPGERLADFRGRTAAYNSTDSQSGYNGLRALIAPLAQDGKFFGAAIASGAHYQSLKLIRSGQADIAAIDSISMELLRRAQPQALEGLKIIGRTAAVPGLPLITAAGTPPEQLEILRAGARAMLDEAVSDRLLIGDFSLVPRSAYQIITVLEQQAAAQGVTAL is encoded by the coding sequence ATGTACGGCGTTGGCCGGGAGCAGGCCGAATCCTTCTGGCAGGTTCTGCGCGACAAACTGCTGCGGCTGGGGTTGCCGGCCGCGCCGGAGCAGCTCAGTTGGCCGGACGATCTGGCGCAACACTGGCGGCGCGAGGATCTGCTGCTCAGCCAGACCTGCGGTTATCCGTTGGTCAGCAGCCTGCCGCAGGTGCAGCTGATCGGCACTTATCATTACCGGGTTGAAGGGTGCGACGGGCCGAATTATCGCAGTTGGCTGGTGGTGCGCGCCGACGATCCCGGCGAGCGGCTGGCGGATTTTCGCGGCCGGACGGCGGCCTATAACAGCACCGATTCCCAGTCCGGCTACAACGGCCTGCGCGCGTTGATCGCGCCGCTGGCGCAGGACGGGAAATTCTTCGGCGCGGCTATCGCCTCCGGCGCGCATTATCAGTCGCTGAAGCTGATCCGCAGCGGGCAGGCCGATATCGCCGCCATCGATTCCATCAGCATGGAACTGCTGCGCCGCGCACAGCCGCAAGCGTTGGAAGGGCTGAAAATCATCGGCCGCACGGCGGCGGTGCCGGGTTTGCCGCTGATCACCGCCGCGGGCACGCCGCCGGAGCAGCTGGAAATTCTGCGCGCCGGCGCCCGAGCGATGCTGGATGAGGCGGTCAGCGACCGCCTGCTGATCGGCGATTTCAGCCTGGTGCCGCGTTCGGCCTACCAGATTATCACCGTGCTGGAACAGCAGGCTGCCGCGCAGGGCGTGACGGCGCTCTAG
- a CDS encoding SDR family oxidoreductase, translating into MTIPDSPLKRQKLVILGGTSGIGAAVAYAAAARGAEVVLASRRLPQAGEKNGALRLMQADLADETSLQALFAAVGAFDHLVITAGPLVQAKPLAETALEQAQADFNVKFWGSLRAVQAALPTLAPQGSITLTSGQLSRKYLGGQLVKTAINAALEAAGKQLAKELAPRRVNVVSPGITATEAYDGMSAAQRQALFERVGGSLPVGRIGQPADVAAGYLLAMENGFVTGSVIDIDGGGLL; encoded by the coding sequence ATGACGATTCCCGATTCCCCCCTGAAACGACAAAAGCTGGTGATCCTGGGCGGTACCAGCGGCATTGGCGCCGCGGTAGCCTACGCGGCGGCGGCGCGCGGCGCTGAAGTGGTGTTGGCTTCGCGCCGCCTTCCTCAGGCCGGGGAGAAAAACGGTGCGCTGCGCCTGATGCAGGCCGATCTGGCCGATGAAACGTCGCTGCAGGCGCTGTTTGCCGCCGTCGGCGCTTTCGACCATCTGGTGATCACCGCCGGGCCGCTGGTGCAGGCGAAACCGCTGGCGGAGACCGCCCTTGAACAGGCGCAGGCCGACTTCAACGTCAAATTCTGGGGCAGTTTGCGCGCGGTGCAGGCCGCGCTGCCGACGCTGGCGCCGCAGGGTTCCATCACCCTGACCTCCGGTCAGCTGTCGCGTAAATACCTCGGCGGCCAGCTGGTCAAAACCGCCATCAATGCCGCGCTGGAAGCGGCCGGCAAACAGCTGGCGAAGGAGCTGGCGCCGCGGCGGGTGAACGTGGTCAGCCCCGGCATCACCGCCACCGAAGCCTATGACGGCATGAGCGCCGCACAGCGTCAGGCACTGTTCGAACGGGTTGGCGGCAGTCTGCCGGTCGGTCGCATCGGCCAGCCGGCCGACGTCGCGGCGGGTTACCTGCTGGCGATGGAGAATGGCTTCGTCACCGGCAGCGTGATCGACATCGACGGCGGCGGCCTGTTGTAA
- a CDS encoding MarR family transcriptional regulator, with the protein MKALIGVMPEELIRKRILAIAKGEYQPQEREPNVWFTSMIALAQVLSNENIALLRLIDTARPETISQLAELSGRQVSNLSTTLKTLSGHGLVALEKQGRSVKPRALFTDFEIIVDQKLNARFSAA; encoded by the coding sequence ATGAAAGCACTGATTGGCGTGATGCCTGAAGAACTGATTCGCAAACGCATACTGGCGATCGCAAAAGGGGAATATCAGCCGCAGGAGCGTGAGCCCAACGTGTGGTTCACGTCGATGATTGCGCTGGCCCAGGTGCTCAGCAACGAGAATATCGCCCTGCTGCGTCTGATCGACACAGCCCGCCCAGAGACCATCAGTCAGTTGGCCGAACTGTCGGGCCGCCAGGTCAGCAACCTGTCAACCACGCTGAAAACGCTGAGCGGGCACGGTCTGGTGGCGCTGGAAAAACAGGGGCGTTCGGTGAAACCCCGCGCGCTGTTTACCGATTTCGAAATTATCGTGGATCAGAAGTTAAACGCCCGCTTTAGCGCGGCATGA
- a CDS encoding DUF6516 family protein produces MDERNGLDYILSLHGTRVNREDGYWWKIEAWTVTQTAFIPHGIRYNLTLHDNHNTRIFGIDNAHAIKTPRKGKFSGRVVYDHQHDSPTDEGSPYEFYSAYQLVEDFFTRIDEVIRKRENRG; encoded by the coding sequence ATGGATGAACGCAATGGACTGGACTACATCCTTAGCCTGCATGGCACGCGGGTTAATCGTGAGGATGGCTATTGGTGGAAAATAGAGGCCTGGACGGTGACCCAAACGGCCTTTATCCCTCATGGCATCCGTTACAATTTGACCCTGCATGATAACCACAATACCCGGATTTTTGGCATAGATAACGCGCATGCCATTAAAACGCCCCGCAAAGGAAAGTTTTCTGGCCGCGTCGTTTACGATCACCAACACGACTCCCCAACGGACGAAGGCTCACCCTACGAGTTTTATTCCGCTTATCAGTTGGTGGAGGATTTTTTTACCCGGATAGATGAAGTCATACGCAAGAGAGAAAATCGAGGTTGA
- a CDS encoding LysR family transcriptional regulator has translation MTSFVDLEVFVRTVDGGSFSAAARALDMTPAAASIAVKRLEQQLGARLLVRSTRSLRLTEEGARYLDSARLALGALAEGEQAIREKHQGLSGVLQISAPSDFGRNLLLGWLDEFRLQHPHIQLQLLINDRQADLFREPVDVALRFGSLADSSLVALPILPQHRRLICASPDYLRRHGEPQTPADLARHSILVYQPSGKRQVEWRLWRGEELVEVPLNGSYFTDDGEVARRWALAGHGVVRKSAIDVAADIRAGRLVQLLPEWRSDAVPINLVCPHRSQISERVRQLQRFLQQRCQRWMDDHLA, from the coding sequence ATGACCTCATTTGTCGATCTCGAGGTGTTTGTCCGCACGGTGGATGGAGGCAGTTTTTCCGCTGCCGCGCGCGCGCTGGATATGACGCCGGCGGCGGCCAGCATTGCGGTGAAAAGGCTGGAGCAGCAGCTGGGCGCGCGGCTGTTGGTGCGTTCAACGCGCAGCCTGAGGCTGACGGAGGAGGGCGCGCGCTATCTCGACAGCGCGCGCCTGGCGTTGGGGGCGTTGGCCGAAGGAGAGCAGGCGATCCGCGAGAAGCATCAGGGGCTGTCCGGGGTGCTGCAGATTTCCGCGCCGTCGGATTTCGGTCGCAATCTGCTGCTCGGCTGGCTGGATGAGTTTCGGCTTCAGCACCCGCATATTCAACTGCAGCTCCTGATCAACGATCGGCAGGCCGATCTGTTTCGCGAGCCGGTGGACGTGGCGTTGCGTTTCGGATCGCTGGCCGACTCTTCGCTGGTGGCGCTGCCGATCTTGCCACAGCATCGGCGGTTGATCTGCGCCAGCCCGGATTACCTGCGGCGGCACGGCGAGCCGCAAACGCCGGCCGATTTGGCCAGGCACAGCATTCTGGTGTATCAACCCAGCGGCAAACGGCAGGTGGAATGGCGGCTGTGGCGCGGTGAGGAGCTGGTCGAAGTGCCGCTGAACGGCAGCTATTTTACCGATGACGGTGAGGTGGCGCGGCGCTGGGCGCTGGCCGGGCACGGCGTGGTGCGCAAGTCGGCGATCGACGTGGCGGCCGACATTCGTGCCGGGCGGCTGGTGCAACTGTTGCCGGAATGGCGCAGCGACGCGGTGCCGATCAATCTGGTCTGCCCGCATCGCTCGCAGATCTCGGAGCGCGTCAGGCAGCTGCAGCGCTTCTTACAGCAGCGCTGCCAGCGTTGGATGGACGATCACTTGGCCTGA
- the yedA gene encoding drug/metabolite exporter YedA translates to MLSQQSRSVLPLIGALFTLYIVWGSTYFVIRLGVAQWPPLMMAGIRFLTAGIVLFGFLAWRGHALPTPKQWLAAGVIGILLLAVGNGLVTVAEHQHVPSGIAAVMVATVPLFTLCFSLLWGMRNTKLEWAGIALGLVGIVLLNTGNNLVGNPTGALLILLASASWAFGSVLGSRISLPVGPMAGAAEMLVAGVVLLVASQLSGEHLTQIPSASGFLALGYLIVFGSMLAISAYMFLLKNVRPAVATSYAYVNPVVAVLLGIGFAGESLAPREWLALVIIVAAVVLVTLGKYLFARPARVQAIDSER, encoded by the coding sequence ATGCTTAGCCAACAAAGCCGTAGCGTCCTGCCGTTGATCGGGGCGTTGTTCACGTTATATATCGTTTGGGGTTCCACCTATTTCGTCATTCGTCTCGGCGTCGCGCAGTGGCCGCCGCTGATGATGGCCGGCATTCGCTTTCTGACAGCCGGCATCGTGCTGTTCGGTTTCCTGGCCTGGCGCGGTCACGCGCTGCCGACGCCGAAGCAGTGGCTGGCCGCCGGCGTCATCGGCATTCTGCTGCTGGCGGTGGGCAACGGCCTGGTGACGGTGGCGGAACACCAACACGTGCCCTCCGGCATCGCGGCGGTGATGGTGGCGACGGTACCGCTGTTCACCCTCTGCTTCAGCCTGCTGTGGGGCATGCGCAACACCAAACTGGAATGGGCCGGCATCGCGCTCGGGCTAGTGGGCATCGTGCTGCTTAACACCGGCAACAACCTGGTGGGCAACCCGACCGGCGCGCTGCTGATCTTGCTGGCGTCGGCCAGTTGGGCCTTTGGGTCGGTATTGGGATCGCGCATCTCGCTGCCGGTCGGGCCGATGGCCGGTGCGGCGGAGATGCTGGTGGCCGGCGTAGTGTTATTGGTCGCCAGCCAACTGAGCGGCGAGCACCTGACTCAGATACCGAGCGCCAGCGGCTTTCTGGCGCTGGGGTATCTGATCGTCTTCGGTTCGATGCTGGCGATCAGCGCCTATATGTTCTTGTTGAAGAACGTGCGCCCGGCGGTCGCCACCAGCTATGCCTACGTCAACCCGGTGGTGGCGGTGCTGCTCGGCATCGGTTTTGCCGGCGAATCACTGGCGCCGCGCGAGTGGCTGGCGCTGGTGATCATCGTGGCGGCGGTGGTGCTGGTGACGCTGGGAAAATACCTGTTCGCCCGCCCGGCCCGCGTGCAGGCCATCGACAGCGAACGGTAG
- a CDS encoding DUF2878 domain-containing protein, with the protein MKKPHAGFWLATLGLGVCWLLALLTRDRLNGILLAGAALALIFTPAARRKGAALTALGGIGMDGLWSYSGVLHYSGQHGLPLWTIALWIGFGCWWYWLLDVVRAAPWPLAVLGAAVGPFAYAVSWKLDALLPGVPPEFMLLLLAIGWSIYLPAVSWLRWKQQDH; encoded by the coding sequence ATGAAGAAGCCGCATGCCGGATTCTGGCTGGCGACGCTGGGACTGGGCGTCTGCTGGCTGCTGGCGCTGCTGACTCGCGATCGGCTCAACGGCATACTGCTGGCCGGCGCGGCGCTGGCATTGATCTTTACCCCCGCAGCCCGCCGCAAAGGCGCGGCCCTGACCGCCTTGGGCGGTATCGGCATGGATGGGCTGTGGAGCTACAGCGGCGTGCTGCACTACAGCGGGCAACACGGCCTGCCGCTCTGGACCATCGCGCTGTGGATCGGCTTCGGCTGCTGGTGGTATTGGCTGCTGGACGTGGTCAGAGCGGCGCCCTGGCCGCTGGCGGTGTTGGGCGCCGCCGTCGGCCCCTTCGCCTACGCCGTGTCCTGGAAGCTGGACGCCTTGCTGCCCGGCGTGCCGCCGGAGTTCATGCTGCTGCTGTTGGCCATCGGCTGGTCGATTTACCTGCCGGCAGTCAGCTGGCTGCGGTGGAAACAGCAGGACCATTGA
- a CDS encoding helix-turn-helix transcriptional regulator: MSRINLENGGGTAQSVSDRLLTLLKTRGPQQASDAGKVLGTTGEAARQQFVKLAKEGLVEAVAETRGVGRPVQLWHLTSAGNARFPDTHADLTVQLLRTVRDKLGEQAIDVLIETREQENRINYKQAMIGAADLEERVARLTEIRCREGYMAEWGREEDGSYLLVENHCPICAAATVCQGFCRAELSIFTEVLQAQVERAEHILAGSRRCAYRISLL; this comes from the coding sequence ATGTCAAGAATAAACTTGGAAAATGGCGGAGGCACCGCACAATCGGTCAGTGACCGATTGCTGACGCTATTGAAAACCCGCGGCCCGCAGCAAGCTTCTGATGCAGGAAAGGTGCTCGGCACCACCGGTGAAGCGGCCCGCCAGCAGTTCGTCAAGCTGGCGAAAGAGGGACTGGTCGAAGCGGTAGCCGAAACGCGCGGCGTGGGCCGCCCGGTGCAGTTGTGGCATTTGACCTCGGCCGGCAACGCGCGCTTTCCCGATACCCATGCGGACCTGACGGTACAGCTGCTGCGCACCGTGCGCGACAAGCTGGGCGAACAGGCGATCGACGTGCTGATCGAGACCCGCGAGCAGGAAAACCGCATCAACTACAAGCAGGCGATGATCGGCGCCGCTGACCTGGAAGAGCGCGTGGCGCGCCTGACCGAAATCCGCTGCCGCGAAGGCTATATGGCCGAATGGGGCCGCGAAGAGGACGGTTCCTACTTGCTGGTGGAGAACCACTGCCCGATCTGCGCCGCCGCCACCGTCTGCCAGGGCTTCTGCCGGGCGGAACTGAGCATCTTCACCGAAGTGCTGCAGGCCCAGGTGGAACGCGCCGAGCACATTCTGGCCGGCTCGCGCCGCTGCGCCTACCGGATTTCTCTCCTGTAA
- a CDS encoding MFS transporter, translating into MITHDDSRWSDLFSGKNAASAIALSFGVALHAINILVATTILPSVVQDIGGLDLYAWNTTLFVVASILGSALSARLLSGYGARSAYLVASLFFLAGAALCALAPSMPVMLIGRTVQGFGGGLIFALSYAMINLVFEQRLWPRAMALISAMWGIATLVGPAVGGIFAELHAWRWAFGILLPIMALYAAFTFVILPKGKAQQAAAPLPTVQLLLLTVAVLVVSAGSLAHSAWINLAGIALSLALMAWLLKREAHSRARLLPHGALRRGSSLAALYITTALLVIGMTSEIFVPYFLQLLHGQSPLISGYIAATMAAGWTLSEILSSGWRGAGIRRAIVSGPLFVLVGLLALAILMPVPSGGHWQVLTPIVIALSLVGFGIGFGWPHLLTRILQVAPEADKDIAGASITTVQLFATAFGAALAGMIANLAGLNDPGGAAGAASAARWLFLAFALAPLLAVFSAWRCAAIAPPGAETGNFVQNPPSREC; encoded by the coding sequence GTGATAACCCATGACGATAGCCGCTGGAGCGACCTTTTCTCCGGCAAAAATGCGGCCAGTGCGATCGCACTTTCGTTCGGCGTAGCGCTGCATGCCATCAATATTCTGGTCGCCACCACCATTCTGCCCTCGGTGGTGCAGGATATCGGCGGGCTGGATCTCTATGCCTGGAACACTACGCTGTTCGTGGTGGCGTCGATCCTCGGCTCCGCGTTGTCTGCCCGCTTGCTCAGCGGTTACGGCGCGCGTAGCGCCTATCTGGTGGCTTCGCTGTTCTTCCTCGCCGGGGCGGCCCTGTGTGCGCTGGCGCCGAGCATGCCGGTGATGCTGATCGGCCGCACGGTACAGGGTTTCGGCGGCGGGCTGATCTTTGCGCTCTCTTACGCGATGATCAACCTGGTGTTCGAGCAGCGGCTGTGGCCGCGCGCCATGGCGCTCATCTCGGCGATGTGGGGCATCGCCACCCTGGTGGGGCCGGCGGTGGGCGGCATTTTCGCCGAACTGCACGCCTGGCGCTGGGCCTTCGGCATTCTGCTGCCGATCATGGCGCTGTACGCCGCGTTTACCTTTGTGATCCTGCCCAAGGGCAAGGCGCAGCAGGCGGCCGCGCCATTGCCGACCGTACAGCTGCTGTTGCTGACCGTGGCGGTACTGGTGGTGTCCGCCGGCAGCCTGGCGCACAGCGCCTGGATCAACCTGGCGGGCATCGCGCTCTCGTTAGCGCTGATGGCCTGGCTGCTGAAACGCGAAGCGCACTCGCGCGCCCGCCTGTTGCCGCACGGCGCGCTGCGGCGCGGCTCATCGTTGGCGGCGTTGTACATCACGACTGCGTTGCTGGTGATCGGCATGACCAGCGAGATCTTCGTACCGTATTTCCTGCAGCTGCTGCACGGCCAGTCGCCGCTGATCTCCGGCTATATCGCCGCCACCATGGCCGCCGGCTGGACGCTGTCCGAGATCCTCAGCTCCGGTTGGCGCGGGGCGGGCATTCGCCGGGCGATCGTCAGCGGGCCGCTGTTCGTGCTGGTGGGGCTACTGGCGCTGGCGATCCTGATGCCGGTACCGTCCGGCGGCCACTGGCAGGTGCTGACGCCGATCGTCATTGCACTGTCGCTGGTGGGGTTCGGTATCGGTTTTGGCTGGCCGCACCTGCTGACGCGCATTTTGCAGGTGGCGCCCGAAGCGGACAAAGATATCGCCGGCGCTTCGATAACCACGGTGCAGCTGTTCGCTACCGCGTTCGGTGCGGCGCTGGCCGGGATGATAGCCAACCTGGCGGGGTTGAACGATCCGGGGGGCGCGGCGGGTGCGGCGTCGGCGGCGCGTTGGCTGTTCCTGGCATTCGCGCTGGCGCCACTGCTGGCGGTATTCAGCGCCTGGCGCTGCGCGGCGATTGCACCACCGGGCGCCGAGACGGGCAATTTTGTACAAAACCCGCCCTCGCGCGAGTGCTAG
- a CDS encoding AraC family transcriptional regulator, translated as MKAEGAARKASREQAHFMHVDDLGGLEVLQATYRRQSFSRHSHEGFCVGVIDDGAQRFYRTGGEHVAPLGSIILVNADDIHTGSSATEEGWSYQAMYPTPELLAFLSRDLKIGAGATPYFPNPVVHDIGLAGQLRMAFSLLRSDENRLMKETMVFSALTWLMLRHGKSRIDPAPQSRAQSQVARVKAFLDDFPEADISLLELAERVALSPYYLLRQFQQATGLPPHAYQIQARLRKARGMLKAGSSVLDSALSCGFHDQSHFHRHFRKSMGVTPGDYVKSLK; from the coding sequence ATGAAGGCGGAAGGCGCAGCACGCAAAGCATCCCGGGAACAGGCCCATTTCATGCACGTCGACGATCTCGGCGGGCTGGAAGTGCTGCAGGCCACCTACCGCCGCCAGAGCTTCTCGCGCCATAGCCATGAAGGCTTTTGCGTGGGCGTCATCGACGACGGCGCCCAGCGCTTCTACCGTACCGGCGGTGAACACGTGGCGCCGCTGGGCAGCATTATTCTGGTCAACGCCGACGACATCCACACCGGCAGTTCCGCCACCGAAGAGGGCTGGTCATATCAGGCGATGTATCCGACGCCGGAGCTGCTGGCCTTTTTGTCGCGCGATCTGAAAATCGGCGCCGGCGCGACGCCTTATTTCCCCAACCCGGTGGTGCATGACATCGGCCTGGCCGGTCAGCTGCGGATGGCGTTCAGCCTGCTGCGCAGCGATGAGAACCGGCTGATGAAGGAGACCATGGTATTCTCGGCGCTGACCTGGCTGATGCTGCGGCACGGCAAAAGCCGCATCGACCCTGCGCCGCAGAGCCGGGCGCAAAGCCAGGTGGCGCGGGTGAAAGCCTTTCTCGACGATTTTCCCGAGGCGGACATTTCGCTGCTGGAGCTGGCGGAGCGCGTGGCGCTCAGCCCTTATTACCTGCTGCGACAGTTTCAGCAGGCCACCGGTCTGCCGCCGCATGCCTATCAAATTCAGGCGCGGTTGCGCAAGGCGCGCGGCATGCTGAAGGCCGGCAGCAGCGTGCTGGACAGCGCACTGAGCTGCGGTTTTCACGATCAAAGCCATTTCCACCGCCATTTCCGCAAATCAATGGGCGTTACGCCGGGCGACTACGTCAAATCGCTGAAATAG
- a CDS encoding AzlC family ABC transporter permease: MTDSIPLITPPSARLRPALQGGAAILPLCLAVVPWGVLAGSMAMQSGLTPAQGLGMSAIVFAGASQLVAMGMIKGGAGLLAILLSTFFVTAQHFLYALRLRERIAPLPLRWRLALGFLLTDELFALTGEQTPARFNRWYALGAGLTFYWCWFLSTLLGIVAAGSAGDLDGYGLDFSIAATFIAIVVPLVRSLPVLACVLTALLLSIVLHHFQTPGALVIATVAAMLVGLLCSGGRG; encoded by the coding sequence ATGACTGATTCAATCCCCCTCATCACACCGCCGTCCGCCCGCCTGCGCCCTGCGCTGCAGGGCGGGGCGGCGATCTTGCCGCTGTGCCTGGCGGTGGTGCCGTGGGGCGTACTGGCCGGATCGATGGCGATGCAAAGCGGCCTGACGCCGGCGCAGGGGCTGGGCATGTCGGCCATCGTGTTCGCCGGCGCGTCGCAGCTGGTGGCGATGGGCATGATCAAGGGCGGCGCCGGGCTGCTGGCGATCTTGTTATCGACCTTTTTCGTCACCGCCCAGCATTTTCTTTACGCGCTGCGGTTGCGCGAGCGCATCGCGCCGCTGCCGCTGCGCTGGCGGCTGGCGCTGGGGTTCTTGCTCACCGATGAGCTGTTCGCGCTGACCGGCGAACAGACGCCGGCGCGTTTTAACCGCTGGTATGCGCTGGGCGCCGGGCTGACCTTCTATTGGTGCTGGTTCCTCTCCACGCTGCTCGGCATTGTGGCCGCCGGCAGCGCCGGGGATCTGGACGGTTACGGGCTGGACTTTTCCATCGCCGCCACCTTTATCGCCATCGTGGTGCCGCTGGTGCGCAGCCTGCCGGTGTTGGCCTGCGTGCTGACCGCGCTGCTGCTTTCCATCGTGCTGCACCATTTTCAGACGCCGGGCGCATTGGTGATCGCCACCGTGGCGGCGATGCTGGTCGGGCTGCTGTGCAGCGGGGGGCGCGGATGA
- a CDS encoding AzlD domain-containing protein gives MIWLTIALMGLVVFFNRYCFLAPGLPLRLSPRVKTLLSFSVPAVLTAICGPIVAFSGDQLRAAPDNPYLWGAVFAVILAFFLRNMLAVVLLSMLIFIALRGVF, from the coding sequence ATGATCTGGCTGACGATCGCCTTGATGGGGCTGGTGGTGTTCTTCAACCGCTACTGTTTTCTGGCGCCGGGGTTGCCGCTGCGCCTGTCGCCGCGCGTTAAGACCCTGTTGAGTTTTTCCGTACCGGCGGTGCTGACGGCGATTTGCGGGCCGATTGTCGCCTTCAGCGGCGACCAGCTGCGAGCCGCGCCGGACAATCCTTACCTGTGGGGCGCGGTGTTTGCGGTAATACTGGCATTTTTCCTGCGCAACATGCTGGCGGTGGTGTTGCTGAGCATGCTGATTTTCATCGCGCTGCGCGGCGTTTTTTAA
- a CDS encoding helix-turn-helix domain-containing protein, translated as MDNGLDHADLRLAQRLADLRQQRGWSLEVLAQRTDLSRATLSRVERAETSPTASLLNRLCAAYGLTMSRLLSEIEDEPPELLRLQQQPMWVDRASGFQRRAVSPPAALYKAEFIEARLDAGTQIDYDLPSIPALEHHLWLLSGQLELTLEGRVFRLSPGDCLRYRLFGASRFHVPGAEPAHYTLVICRP; from the coding sequence GTGGATAACGGTCTGGATCATGCCGACCTGAGGTTGGCGCAACGGCTGGCGGATTTGCGTCAGCAACGAGGGTGGTCGCTGGAGGTGCTGGCGCAGCGCACCGATCTTAGCCGGGCGACCCTCTCGCGGGTAGAGCGCGCAGAAACCAGCCCGACGGCGTCGTTGCTGAACCGGCTGTGCGCCGCCTACGGGCTGACCATGTCGCGCCTGCTGAGTGAAATCGAAGACGAACCGCCGGAGCTGCTGCGGCTGCAGCAACAGCCGATGTGGGTCGATCGCGCCAGCGGTTTTCAGCGCCGCGCCGTTTCTCCTCCCGCCGCGCTGTATAAGGCCGAGTTTATCGAAGCCCGGCTCGATGCCGGCACGCAGATCGATTACGACCTGCCGTCGATTCCGGCGCTGGAGCATCACCTCTGGCTGCTGTCCGGGCAGCTGGAACTGACGCTGGAAGGGCGCGTTTTCCGGCTGTCGCCCGGCGACTGTCTGCGCTATCGCCTGTTCGGCGCCTCCCGTTTCCATGTCCCCGGCGCTGAGCCGGCCCATTACACGCTCGTTATCTGCAGGCCCTAA
- a CDS encoding GNAT family N-acetyltransferase translates to MIELQQWDAGAAQSAIADLAEMLHASVAHGASIGFVMPFTLEQAQAFWQGLLPALARGERAMLVALAHGRPVGTVQLLLAMPDNGRHRAEVVKLMVHPQARRQGVARLLMQEVQALAAHHQRSLLVLDTLSGSAAQGLYRQLGFEAAGDIPQYARASDGGALEATCYMYKLL, encoded by the coding sequence ATGATTGAACTGCAACAGTGGGACGCCGGCGCGGCGCAAAGCGCCATTGCCGACTTGGCCGAGATGCTGCACGCCAGCGTAGCGCACGGCGCCAGCATCGGTTTCGTCATGCCCTTTACGCTAGAACAGGCGCAGGCGTTTTGGCAGGGGCTGCTGCCGGCCCTGGCGCGGGGAGAACGCGCGATGCTGGTGGCGCTCGCGCACGGCCGGCCGGTCGGCACCGTGCAGCTGCTGCTGGCGATGCCGGACAACGGCCGCCACCGGGCGGAAGTGGTCAAGCTGATGGTGCACCCGCAGGCGCGGCGGCAGGGCGTCGCGCGGCTGCTGATGCAGGAAGTGCAGGCGCTGGCGGCGCACCATCAACGCAGCCTGTTGGTGCTGGACACCCTGAGCGGCAGCGCGGCGCAGGGGTTATACCGCCAATTGGGATTCGAGGCGGCGGGCGACATTCCGCAATACGCCCGCGCCAGCGACGGCGGGGCGTTGGAGGCCACCTGCTATATGTACAAACTGCTGTGA